Proteins encoded by one window of Lathyrus oleraceus cultivar Zhongwan6 chromosome 1, CAAS_Psat_ZW6_1.0, whole genome shotgun sequence:
- the LOC127087840 gene encoding uncharacterized protein LOC127087840, translated as MDQLEQNQVVMREDMTTMKAQMGQLAEALQALARGQEEMRQANLRAATANLVVVTIPVNPLGGVDTPVVAQPPPERGQVYQNGVEPFNIPVNGRVHPEIDDYQYAFFTTRVDSVYGVFGPSLADLERRFRMMEERFKAMEGPNTFGLDATDMCLVPGVKIPPKFKVPSFEKYQGVTCPKTHIRAFCRKIVAHSDDEKLLMHFF; from the coding sequence ATGGATCAGTTGGAGCAGAACCAAGTTGTTATGAGGGAAGATATGACCACTATGAAGGCTCAGATGGGTCAGCTTGCTGAAGCCCTACAAGCTTTGGCTAGGGGACAAGAGGAAATGCGCCAGGCTAATTTGAGAGCCGCCACCGCCAACCTTGTTGTTGTGACAATACCTGTAAATCCACTAGGAGGAGTTGATACACCGGTTGTAGCTCAACCACCTCCCGAAAGAGGTCAAGTATATCAGAATGGTGTTGAGCCATTCAACATCCCTGTCAATGGGAGAGTTCATCCTGAGATTGACGATTATCAGTATGCTTTCTTCACCACAAGGGTTGATTCAGTTTATGGCGTTTTTGGTCCTTCTCTTGCTGACCTTGAAAGGAGATTTCGTATGATGGAGGAGAGATTCAAGGCGATGGAAGGTCCCAATACCTTTGGATTAGATGCTACCGACATGTGCTTAGTGCCAGGCGTGAAAATTCCTCCTAAGTTCAAAGTTCCGAGCTTTGAAAAGTATCAAGGGGTCACTTGTCCAAAGACCCACATTCGAGCTTTCTGTAGAAAGATTGTTGCTCATTCTGATGATGAGAAACTCTTAATGCACTTTTTCTAA
- the LOC127135537 gene encoding uncharacterized protein LOC127135537, with amino-acid sequence MTETKTICIRLQTEFQSFSSLTILHRSHLTITSPLIPEQQQNSMNNAVATSIVFSDESFVYLDPTHPEHVETQQKNNSFSNSQKNLEISYYHDSLVKQLFIQEMSTRVTLSKKKNRRSRRIRYRFHLVEEIREEDHYEKRGEHWKRNGACSRDC; translated from the exons ATGACGGAGACCAAAACTATATGCATCCGGCTTCAAACTGAATTCCAATCTTTCTCTTCTCTCACCATTCTTCACCGATCGCACTTAACAATCACCTCACCTCTCATACCAGAACAACAACAAAACTCCATGAACAACGCCGTCGCCACGTCGATCGTCTTCTCCGACGAATCCTTTGTATACCTCGATCCAACACATCCAGAACATGTAGAAACACAACAGAAGAACAACAGTTTCTCCAATTCACAAAAAAATCTCGAAATCTCATATTACCACGATTCTCTAGTCAAGCAATTATTCATTCAAGAAATGAGCACGCGCGTGACTCTTAGTAAGAAGAAGAACAGAAGGTCAAGGAGAATTCGTTACCGTTTCCATCTG GTTGAAGAAATCCGAGAAGAAGACCACTATGAAAAAAGAGGTGAACACTGGAAACGGAATGGAGCTTGTAGCCGTGATTGCTGA